In the genome of Streptomyces lydicus, the window ATCGAGGAGCAATACGCCGAATACGACGACGCACGCTACGAGTCGGCCATCGAAGCCAGCGACACCCTCGACACCGTCATCAAGCGACTGGAGCTGCTGACGACCCTCCCTGTACGCCGTGCCTTCACCATCGCCGTCAACGGACCTGGCCATGCAGACGGAGAACGCCCCTGGCTGTTCGTCGTCCATGCCACTGACCACATCGACGGGTACCAGACCCTCGTTCAGCTCCCGTCGTTCCAGCACTGGTTGATCGACACCGACACTTCGCACGCCGACGCCGGGCTGGTGCCTTCAGAATGCCATCCCGGCACTGGAGCACCCGGAACGTACCTCGACCTGCGTCACGAGCAGGCCCGGACCCTCGCTGAACAAGCCCCTGCACCCGTGGCAGCCGCAATCCCCGCTCAGCCTGCGAAGCCACCATGCCGTTCCCGCTGAGCATTGCCATGCATGACCCACGTCACAGCCAGCTCTTTGCCGTGACGCACGTCAAGAAGGACCCACCAGTTGACCCAACCTCTGCTTCCGTGTGACGGGCACCCTTATCTCCGTGCCGCCAGCGCCGGGATCCGGCACCACACCCGCGCCGCATCCGCATCGCCAGCCGATCGAGTCCATCTCGATGCGCTGCATGCGCACCTGACCACGCTGCACCAGTTCCTCGACCGGCTCAGCGAGGCCGCCCGACCGCCGCATCCCGCCGCCGGCCGACACCTCGCCACCGCGCACACACGGCTGTGGCAGGCCGCCGCCGCCGTGCACGACGCCTTCCACCTCCTGCCCGTGGCGGACGAAACCTCGGCAGAGACCGAGTGCCATCCCGAGCGGCTGCCCGAGGGACCGCCGGTCCTCACCATCTGCCAGCGCCACCTCGCCGCAGGTCACGTCATCCGCCGCAAGACCACCCCGAGCGACCTCAACACCCCGCTGCACGGCCACACCACCCCCTGCAGCCAGTAACCCCACCTCCGAAAGGCATCACATGCGCGCCCTGAAGCGTTCCACCTCCACCGCCGCCATCCTCGCCGCGGTCGCCGGCACCGCCGCCCTGGCCACCGCGACACCGGCCTCCGCCGCCAGCTACCACTGCACCACCAGCAGCTACACGGTCGACGACCCGTCGTTCAACCCCGACTCCGACAACTGGGACTTCGACGTGAAGCTGTGCGCCAAGCGGAGCGGCGGCTACGTCTACACCACGGCCAGGGTCAACTGGGACGGCCCCTACTCGGCCCCGAAGAACCGGTTCGCCACGGCACGCTTCCACCTGCAGACCAAGCGAAGCGTGAAGGGCACGGACCCGGTCGTGAAGTACGCCAACTACACCGGCCTGAAGCACGCGCTCGCACACAGCAGCAGCAACGGCAACGGCTCGTACGAAACTGGCACCCTCAAGCACCGGGCGGGCTCCAGCCGTTACCTCGCCGACGGCTACATCGAGCTGGACTGGGCGGGCGACGGCAAGGGCTACCGGAAGCCGCTGATCTTCCGCGCCTCCCCGCGCGTGTGACCCCGCACCGCGTCCAGACCGTCATCACGTGAAAGCCGCCCTGCCATAAGCCACCGCCCCGCGCGCCGCGCCCGCCGCGCCTCCGCCAGCCCCCTGTTCACCCCGCACGGCACGGACCGCGCCTCGCGGAAGACCGCCCGCCGGCACCTCGCCGAGGCGACCGCGAAGGCCCGTGTCGAAGCAGCCGCCCACGCCAGCAGCGCCGGCGCGCAGGAGCAGGAGATGCCGGCACCCCTCTTCCCGCCCGCGGGGCGACCGGGCCCCGCCTCCTCCCGCAACAACAAGCTCAAGCTGCCCGCCCACCGCATGACCACCGCCACCGTCGCGGGCGCATATCCGTTCCTCGCCGAGGGCGGGCTGGGCGCCGAGGGCATCTACATCGGCCGCGACGTCCACGCCGAAGCATCCTTCTGTTTCGACCCGTGGGCGCTATACGGCAAGGTCGAGGGCTTCACCAACCCGAACGTGGTCCTGGCGGGTGTGATCGGGCAGGGCAAGTCGGCACTGGCAAAGAGCTTCGCGCTGCGGTCGATCGCGTTCGGCTACCGGGTCTATGTGCCCTGCGATCCCAAGGGCGAATGGACCCCTGTGGCGCAGGCGTTGGGCGGCACCTCCATCGCGCTGGGGCCTGGTCTGCCCGGCCGACTGAACCCGCTGGACGCAGCCCCCAGGCCCGACAGTGTCTCCGAGGCGGACTGGGCGGGCGAGATCCGCAAGCGCCGACTGCTGCTGCTCGGCTCGCTGGCCCGCACCGTGCTCGGGCGGGACCTGCTGCCGATGGAGCACACCGGCCTCGATGTCGCTTTGGACGCTGTCGTCACCCGCGCCGTCGCGAGCAATTGCACCCCGCTGATCGGTGACATCGCCACCACCCTCAACAACCCCGACGAACTCGACCGGGTCGGCGGCATGATGTCCGGCCGTCTCGGTGACGCCTCCCGCGACCTGGCCCACGCGATGCGTCGCCTCGTGTCCGGTGACCTCGCCGGCATGTTCGACGCCCCGAGCACGGTGGCCTTCGACCCCAACTCGCCAATGCTGACCATCGATCTGTCCCGCCTGGGCGGAGCCGGTGACGACACCGCGCTGGTGCTGGCGATGACCTGCGCATCCGCGTGGATGGAGTCAGCACTCGCCGACCCGAACGGCGGCCGGCGCTGGATCGTCTACGACGAAGCCTGGCGTCTGATGCGCCACCCTGGCCTGCTGGCAAGGATGCAGTCCCAGTGGAAGCTCTCCCGCGGCCTGGGCATCGCGAACTTGATGGTGGTCCACAGGCTCAGCGACCTGCTAAGTGCCGGTGACATCGGATCCCGCGGACGCGCCCTCGCAGAAGGTCTGCTCGCCGACTGCTCCACCCGCATCATCTACCGGCAAGAAGCAGACCAACTCCACGCGGCAGCATCCCTCTTGGGCCTGACCTCAGTGGAGTCCGAAGCCCTCTCCCACCTGAACCGGGGCCGTGGGCTGTGGAAGGTTGCCGGGCGATCTTTCATCGTCCAGCACCACCTCCACCCCCGCGAAGCGCAGCTGTTCGACACCGACGCCCGAATGCACTGAAACTCCCGCAAGTTCGCAGATACCGGCGCCTGACGCCCTCTGACCTTTGAACGGAGCTGCCCTGATCGGCATCACACCCTCAACACCATCGCCCGGTGCCCACATCGTCTGGGACTGGAACGGCACCTTGAAGGACGATCTCGACGACCTGCTCGGCGCCATGAACTCCACCCTGGATCTGCTCGGCGAGCACCCCATCGACCGCAACGCCTACCAGACCCTGCATTGTGTGCCGATACCTGACTTCTATGCGCGGGTCCTCGGCCGTCCCCTGACCGACGATGAATGGGCAACGGCCGAAGGGGAGTTCATGCGCTTCCTCGGCCAGCGCCCGGTTCGGCTCCGCGACGGTGCAAAAGCGCTGCTCGCCCACCTCCGCGACAGCGGCTATAGCCAGTCGCTCCTCTCCCTCCTGCCTCACACCAGGCTGCTGGCGGAGACCGCCGAGTCCGGCGTCACGCACCTGTTCGACCGCATCGACGGACGCCGTGCGCCCGGCACGACCAAGGCCCAGGCACTTGTCACCCACCTGGAAGCGATGGGTCGGCCCCTCGACGGTCAGCATGAGGTCCTGCTGATCGGTGACACCCGCGACGATGCCCTCGCGGCCCGCACTGTCGGAGCCCATGTCGTCCTGGTCTCCGGCGGAATGGAGAATGCCGCGTCCCTCCACCAGGGCGGTGCCGCCGTTGCCGACAGCCTTGACCAAGCCGTCGCGCTGGGACTGCGTCTCGTACCCCCCGGCACCCGCGGCACAGCACTCACTACTAAATCCGGTACCCGCCAGCCCATTCCAGGCCCAGGCCCAGGCCCAGGCTGCGAGATCGATCGCCGAGGCGCCAGCCGGCGGTCGCATTGAAGCCCGGGCGAGAAGGCTTCATGCTGCCCGCGCACTACGGCGACGGCCGGCGGGTCCGCGCAACAGCTCAGCACCAACCCAGGCCCCGGCCGGTGACGTCCGGTCCTGAGGACGAGCCTCGCGTGCGGACCTCGCCAAGGTCAGATGGCGGACGATGGCCAGAGTCGTCGTCCGTTCGGTTCACCGAACCGGCACGTGTGTCAGGGGCCCAGCCGAGGCTTCAGGATTCCCGACAGAACCATGGATTCCCCCATCCCGTCGTAAACCCCCGCTGCGCTGAACCTGCAGGTCACCACCACGTGCCTGCGGGGATTGAACCCGCGGGAGTAGCAACAAAGAGGCTGGGACACCGATCCCCGCGTGCGGTTCCGCGACACCGCCAGCCTGTGGCGGCCCGACCAGCCGACCCCGGCCACCACGCCACCCCGCACCACCGTGCGTACCGCGCCGCCCACCGCCGCCCGGCCGACGCCGGCTTCGTCCCCATCGCTGCGTTCCCACTCGCGCTGACCCGTCCCCACTTCTGGAGCTTCATCTGTCCACCCGTGTGGTCATAGCCCGTCCCACCCCCACCGGCTTCGCCGGCATGTACGTCCACTTCGACGGCTCCCCCGGCAACAAACTCCCCCTCCTGCTGAGCGCCTACCAGTACCGCTTCAACCGGGACCTGGAGGCGATGAGCCGGCACCTCATCGACGACGTCCACATCGGCTGGGAGGAGCTGGGCACCGACCTTCTCGACGGCGCACCCACCGCCGTGCGCAGCGCCCTGACCGGCGGCGCGGAGTTCCCCAGCCGGCAGCTCACCGGCGTCTGCAACGCCGACGGCAGCCCGGCCGAGCGTGTACTGATCACGCAGGAGGGCACCGGCGACTTGGAATGGGCCTATGTCCTGCGCAGTCACGGCGTCGAAGTGATTGGCCTGCAGGAGTACGACCGCGGCCCCGTCGTCGGGTGGGACACCGACCCGCGCAGTCGCATCGTCCCCGATCCGGGCGCCTGGATCCCGTACTCCCGCGCCCCCATCGTGCCGCCGCGCAGCACCCCGCGGCTGTCCACCACCACCTCACCATCGGCGCCGGCGCCCAGCAAGACCGCCCTCCGATAGCCCTCGCGCCACCCCTACGTTCCCGACCGACGCCGCCCGGAGTACGCACTGTCCCCGCACCCTCACCCGCAGATCACCGTCGTCATCGCCACACAACTCCGCCCTGAGAGACTGGAGTTCCTTGCGGCCATGCACGCCAGCCTGTGCCGCCAGAGCGTCCCGTGGGAGGCGATCGTCGCCCTTGACGGCGTCGACCCGGCCCGGCTGCCAGCCTCGCTCGCCGCCGATTCGCGCGTGCGGGTTCTTGCCCTTCCGCGCCCGGTCGGTGCGGCCTGCGCTCGCAACTTCGCGCTCACCGAAGTGCGCACCCCGTACGTGAACTGGGCCGACGACGATGACATGTTCACCGATGAGGCCATGGCGCTGCGGCTGCGGACCCTGGAGGAGACCGGCGTGGGCTGGTGCGCCGGATACAGCCAGGACCTCCACGCCGACGGGACCACGACCCTGTGGGTGCCCCCGACACCACCGGGCCGGCACGAGGCCGGGGACGTGTGGCGGTACTGGAAGACCCCGGCCGACACCATCCCGCTCGGCCCAACCACCCTCCTCGCCCGTACCGACCTGGTGCGGGCGGCCCCCATGGGCGGTCTCATCCAGGGCGAGGACTACTGCTCCCTCGCGGTCACCAGCCTCGCTCCGGGAATCGTGCTGCCCGTCCCGGTCTACCAATACCGCAAGCACGCCGGGCAGATGACCGCGCAGGACTCCTACGACCAGTTGGAGACGAAGGCAAGGGTCTTCGCCCACCGGTTCGGCAGCAGCCTGCGCGCCGCGTCGCGCTCCGTGCTTGACCCCGATCCTTCCGTCACGTAGTTGCGGCGCTCCGCTCCCTGCGCCCTACTGCCCGCCCATCGAAAGCACCTATGTCCAATGATTCCGCCCAGGAGCGGCCCCGGGAGAAGGTCCTCATCTCTCCGCGCTATCTCGCCGCCAGCCACCCCACCGACCACAAGCAGCTGCTGGAGATCTTCGCCGAGGACTTCGAGTGGAGCGCACACACCGATGATTCGTCGCTGACCGTCATCAGCCCTTGCCGGCGCATCACCATCCGCCACGACCAAGCAGCCGTGGGCCAAGGCCCCCACCTGGTGATCTCGGCTCGCGCCGAAGAGGAAGCGCCCGAGCGGTGGCGGACGGACATCAACGGCAACGTGCCGATCGAGTCCGTCGTGGTGTTGATCGGCACCCTCGCAGCCGAACTGACCGCCGACCCTGACCACGTCATCTACGGCATCGGCGCCGAGCCCGGCCTGCTGGAGCTCTACGTCGACGCAGACACCTGGGACTACTTCGACGACTTCGGGCTCTCCGGATTCATCTCGCGTGACGGACACGCCGCCGTGGTCCGCCGTCGCCCGGACTCGACGGCGCCACCCATCCACGGAGACGCATCCATCACCTGGCACATGGCCGCTTCCCCGGACGCCCTCGGTCCCCTCTGGGACATCTCGTTCACGCAGAAGACACCGCCGTTCCTCACGCACGCGGTCGCAGCCGAAACTCTCGACGCTCAACCCACCTTGCGCTCCACGGCCTTCGCGTTCCCCGCCGCCCTCGCACCCCTGGTGACCATAGAGCG includes:
- a CDS encoding VirB4 family type IV secretion system protein encodes the protein MSHRPARRARRASASPLFTPHGTDRASRKTARRHLAEATAKARVEAAAHASSAGAQEQEMPAPLFPPAGRPGPASSRNNKLKLPAHRMTTATVAGAYPFLAEGGLGAEGIYIGRDVHAEASFCFDPWALYGKVEGFTNPNVVLAGVIGQGKSALAKSFALRSIAFGYRVYVPCDPKGEWTPVAQALGGTSIALGPGLPGRLNPLDAAPRPDSVSEADWAGEIRKRRLLLLGSLARTVLGRDLLPMEHTGLDVALDAVVTRAVASNCTPLIGDIATTLNNPDELDRVGGMMSGRLGDASRDLAHAMRRLVSGDLAGMFDAPSTVAFDPNSPMLTIDLSRLGGAGDDTALVLAMTCASAWMESALADPNGGRRWIVYDEAWRLMRHPGLLARMQSQWKLSRGLGIANLMVVHRLSDLLSAGDIGSRGRALAEGLLADCSTRIIYRQEADQLHAAASLLGLTSVESEALSHLNRGRGLWKVAGRSFIVQHHLHPREAQLFDTDARMH
- a CDS encoding HAD family hydrolase translates to MNGAALIGITPSTPSPGAHIVWDWNGTLKDDLDDLLGAMNSTLDLLGEHPIDRNAYQTLHCVPIPDFYARVLGRPLTDDEWATAEGEFMRFLGQRPVRLRDGAKALLAHLRDSGYSQSLLSLLPHTRLLAETAESGVTHLFDRIDGRRAPGTTKAQALVTHLEAMGRPLDGQHEVLLIGDTRDDALAARTVGAHVVLVSGGMENAASLHQGGAAVADSLDQAVALGLRLVPPGTRGTALTTKSGTRQPIPGPGPGPGCEIDRRGASRRSH
- a CDS encoding glycosyltransferase family 2 protein, whose protein sequence is MTVVIATQLRPERLEFLAAMHASLCRQSVPWEAIVALDGVDPARLPASLAADSRVRVLALPRPVGAACARNFALTEVRTPYVNWADDDDMFTDEAMALRLRTLEETGVGWCAGYSQDLHADGTTTLWVPPTPPGRHEAGDVWRYWKTPADTIPLGPTTLLARTDLVRAAPMGGLIQGEDYCSLAVTSLAPGIVLPVPVYQYRKHAGQMTAQDSYDQLETKARVFAHRFGSSLRAASRSVLDPDPSVT
- a CDS encoding DUF317 domain-containing protein, with amino-acid sequence MSNDSAQERPREKVLISPRYLAASHPTDHKQLLEIFAEDFEWSAHTDDSSLTVISPCRRITIRHDQAAVGQGPHLVISARAEEEAPERWRTDINGNVPIESVVVLIGTLAAELTADPDHVIYGIGAEPGLLELYVDADTWDYFDDFGLSGFISRDGHAAVVRRRPDSTAPPIHGDASITWHMAASPDALGPLWDISFTQKTPPFLTHAVAAETLDAQPTLRSTAFAFPAALAPLVTIERVASPSLGLSAQPPHAGPPQSPEPKRTPKTR
- a CDS encoding DUF6238 family protein, producing the protein MTQPLLPCDGHPYLRAASAGIRHHTRAASASPADRVHLDALHAHLTTLHQFLDRLSEAARPPHPAAGRHLATAHTRLWQAAAAVHDAFHLLPVADETSAETECHPERLPEGPPVLTICQRHLAAGHVIRRKTTPSDLNTPLHGHTTPCSQ